The following coding sequences lie in one Notolabrus celidotus isolate fNotCel1 chromosome 20, fNotCel1.pri, whole genome shotgun sequence genomic window:
- the LOC117832343 gene encoding LOW QUALITY PROTEIN: retinoic acid-induced protein 1 (The sequence of the model RefSeq protein was modified relative to this genomic sequence to represent the inferred CDS: inserted 36 bases in 32 codons; deleted 25 bases in 22 codons; substituted 4 bases at 4 genomic stop codons), with translation MCRHTQSILSAVLGKLGLVKSHPLSPTLDYKGKLQIRXTTSSTPLTIMFSLFFSLPPLLTSSRTPNPPXPPFPSPSPPPLTDETAMQSFRERSGGYHSXQPCYQQEPHELAQLETYRQHPHHPHPQHPHPGPGPHPGPGPGHTRPGYEALSLANPTSMPPAGGPDTGGGPKDCYTQQAYPGYPGXGGGNGSGNVGTASPQAKKSYRASKVPPTNPGSAPTESWAYSNHMGPGNYSAQYISEGHLQQKWEDQAQLAQYDQEMVARLEGSGTPAPVSSQYLDQNMMGHSQTQCHQPSNPAYTSPHHQPHPPNPSPSPLMYPQSHLHYPQHSPSPSPYMEKCSPMPHCYKXYNMPTNSQYXRQMSSHSNLKQGAYRSTQNSYGYQQPPSRGYEQHPPLQAMTNTQEPMXKYQPLHQPQQNYCPVXSLLSDPRQYYQTCSPPQATPSTLCGALPSYSSTPSPLMTNPEXFQYGQPPMTPGAASSSSSSSAGMQEQXSTNTMLMPSRSHPSPNVPHAAPHSYTTTPQVPTMKERFSEKLLSNPSLWSLNALTSQVEXISNNVQQLLLSEALVSNKKGSKRSSGGSNSSVGSGASSKKGEEYKSPPYPDSGAGSVGGSSMQDPYSTPQHQPMPXELHEGGYSSSMDDTGEXASSYCGQGRSPAQAPNNAQLSLDTASSCSMTSPDDMSTRSGDSGLHNLTPDPTRLSVRAGRRWMSTPVKSIGDERSPTSIAIPSPMKQERDSPSDIQHINXPVKENFEESAWTEKPTDKEEVTTDKTPDHDSDADITKSAETLEKWSDEEXCSAQYSDLNKEETGQDYCYKETVYQQVQSKYDSDARDSVEQSPAALSDSSHKEHFVNEMKSEACKSESPTASESSVKTLPFVSRGDLEQDQYSTEKDDSSENASPTSQVEVLDESNLDKRSSRNAEDEEEGGEEEEVVKEEKXEIEKQPLHILSPPLHADVKGELGEEEKVSKSSTEEHMNNRDGPEKPVGDLCSRTESQTTELLIDXESAGAPAHPNPAAVTAAAEASARESAIGDTAPQPQSAMPVFSALNDKGTLQAXRDHIDHSDAKVLEPDSPQLPGKSILPSPPSXADTPPSPKKGDEDMEPGISCASAVTPLAKPEPVAPSAQPRAFGRKHARGRRRLMQSGVGIRRQLSLEKEGEXEDVSAPLTSQKTCMPPSKTVLFQIKVDLAHQESIVSQNSKXLSDGFRSRMCTRSFXALELPPKVEPHVKRKPGPKPGPKPGLKPGPKTXTRPGPKPGLKPGPKPGLKPGPKPGLKPGPKPGPXPVPNEPELPLKIATPLRRKPGPKPGSKPGPKPGPQPGLKPGPKQGTKAATKPALKPGPKPGPKPADVLQPVDTTPLKASVGRPKGSVSKAKQIQQEETIQPLNAQQSRNRRTQKLXTSILNQEEKQANQDEKVPEKESQNMVLRSRKPSQEKTSKEKDKFVGENIVPKTITDTKASNNSPXIEGSITWKKSILTTANTAKNTDVPADTPAPVAAPLPTEQSEEKTSLPLKRKPSPELSVAPIKKKRGPKPKPKPLPPEPSXLEEIFSTSSEKSVVGPTRSEGHRKKTTVVVAPPTISEPDITSDVPVVAPQWPTKTKVLPPRKGRGQKYEAMVQKITSSSLKKHTPIPQIDSNLTDDVTSKLLSQQLLKEDEISILLHSPEITEGEGKSIETRQEGGKQQSKEETTQEKEKRVLSQEALSQKEXRTGSEENVVKNEDTRQENQKAGTPQHGGADKVWSSTEAPVEVRAQGKLTQQASEDLSLTANNSSRTKRKRWAMVESTDTSVVALEADSLIVTTPRLAKQRAIKNNHEMHXKQRRKKRKGQAVQEKTEPVEEILVETAEQQTERVEEKATLTASTVPLPISPDRXTEAPQVTSTELIQKPRRGRKPSTNPTKRKRGKSSSELIPGKPXKGPXTPGPKPGMKDAIEVIEAVVRAAGCESDAREERKKKDKEREIKESPETSIIGPVVTVSDKKTETITVKRFRRRPVYQNPKLSFCPYVRINNSRDFSSWCSVVNKPEDAVIFQRRXKKGILRMRNPFTVAKVVPHTAALLQGPLVNRNLIDRCLTCSLCGKPANYRDLGDLCGPYYTEDSIPRKLLTXSHTESLRIESEKTNDSNSSNSEETGDSPKKECEVSTKEEGNSEASPQEGSSSSSSSSGRHHHWRHRRAERTERXGQDGGPRRVTLRERFRRMKQLQSVSTGASGNQEGTDSMFQRLQVEAEAKEHWAHETVAIWTKGXIMVAGRLYGLKEAANNSAKTNCYKCQIVGASLSCCWRGCSHKYHYVCAKEIGCTFHEEDFSIKCPKHEDL, from the exons ATGTGTAGGCACACTCAGTCCATCCTCTCTGCTGTGCTTGGCAAGCTTGGTCTGGTGAAATCACACCCCTTGTCCCCT ACACTGGACTATAAAGGGAAATTGCAGATTAGATAAACCACAAGCTCAACACCACTAACCatcatgttttctctttttttctctcttccccctctcctTACTTCCTCCAGAACCCCTAACCCTC TTCCCCCTTTCCCATCTCCCTCACCTCCCCCCCTTACAGACGAGACAGCTATGCAGTCCTTCCGTGAGCGCAGCGGTGGTTACCACA ACCAACCCTGCTACCAGCAGGAGCCCCATGAATTAGCCCAG CTGGAGACCTATCGGCAACACCCACATCATCCCCATCCCCAGCACCCGCATCCAGGTCCTGGTCCACATCCAGGCCCAGGTCCAGGGCACACCAGGCCAGGCTATGAGGCCCTTTCACTGGCAAACCCAACAAGCATGCCTCCAGCCGGAGGACCC GACACTGGAGGAGGACCCAAGGACTGTTACACCCAGCAGGCTTACCCTGGATACCCAG ATGGTGGTGGGAATGGAAGTGGAAACGTGGGCACAGCTTCCCCACAGGCTAAGAAATCCTACAGAGCAAGCAAAGTTCCCCCAACCAACCCAGGGTCAGCACCTACAGAGTCCTGGGCCTACAGTAACCACATGGGGCCTGGAAATTACTCAGCCCAGTATATAAGTGAG GGCCACCTCCAGCAGAAATGGGAGGACCAAGCCCAGCTAGCACAGTATGACCAGGAGATGGTCGCCCGCCTGGAAGGTAGTGGTACCCCTGCC CCTGTTTCCTCCCAGTACCTGGACCAGAACATGATGGGCCACTCCCAGACTCAGTGCCACCAGCCTTCCAACCCTGCCTATACCAGCCCCCATCACCAGCCACACCCTCCTAACCCTTCTCCATCCCCTCTCATGTACCCCCAGAGTCACCTGCACTACCCGCAGcactcc ccctctccttcaccatACATGGAAAAGTGCAGCCCAATGCCCCATTGTTATA GGTACAACATGCCAACCAACTCTCAGT GCAGACAAATGAGTAGCCACAGCAATCTGAAGCAGGGTGCTTACAGATCAACTCAGAACAGTTATGGCTATCAGCAGCCTCCCTCAAGAGGTTATGAACAGCATCCCCCTTTACAGGCCATGACCAACACCCAGGAGCCCAT CAAATATCAACCACTACACCAACCCCAACAAAACTACTGTCCTGTCTGATCTCTCCTGTCAGATCCCAGACAGTATTATCAGACCTGTAGCCCTCCTCAAGCCACTCCCAGCACGCTCTGTGGGGCGCTCCCTTCATACAGCTCCACCCCT TCGCCACTTATGACCAATCCAGAGTAGTTCCAGTATGGTCAACCTCCCATG ACACCTGGGgcagcctcctcttcctcatcgtCTTCAGCTGGTATGCAGGAGC CCAGTACCAATACAATGTTGATGCCATCACGCTCACACCCCTCACCCAATGTGCCCCATGCAGCACCGCATAGCTACACTACCACACCGCAGGTCCCAACCATGAAAGAACGCTTCTCAGAGAAGTTGTTGTCAAACCCAAGCTTGTGGAGTCTGAATGCACTGACCTCGCAGGTAG ACATCTCTAACAATGTCcagcagctgctgctttcagaggCTCTGGTGTCAAACAAAAAGGGAAGTAAACGCAGCAGCGGAGGAAGCAACAGCAGTGTAGGAAGTGGGGCATCCTCCAAAAAAGGTGAA GAGTACAAAAGTCCTCCA TATCCAGATAGTGGTGCTGGAAGTGTTGGTGGAAGCTCCATGCAGGACCCTTACTCTACCCCACAGCATCAGCCAATGC ATGAGCTCCATGAGGGAGGCTACTCCAGCAGTATGGACGACACTGGAG GGGCTAGCTCCTACTGTGGCCAGGGCAGAAGTCCAGCACAGGCCCCAAATAATGCACAACTAAGCTTGGATACAGCCTCATCATGCTCTATGACATCACCAGATGATATGTCCACCAGATCTGGGGACTCGGGT CTTCACAACCTTACCCCTGACCCGACTAGATTGTCAGTCAGGGCAGGGAGGAGATGGATGAGTACTCCAGTAAAGAGCATTGGTGATGAGAGGTCACCCACAAGTATTGCAATCCCTAGTCCCATGAAACAAGAAAGGGACTCTCCCTCAGACATACAGCATATCA GACCTGTCAAAGAAAACTTTGAGGAATCAGCATGGACAGAGAAACCCACAGACAAAGAGGAGGTGACGACAGATAAAACCCCTGACCATGACAGCGATGCAGACATTACTAAGTCAGCAGAGACTCTGGAGAAATGGTCAGACGAGG AATGCTCAGCTCAATACAGCGACCTAAACAAAGAGGAGACAGGACAAGACTACTGCTATAAGGAGACAGTGTACCAACAGGTCCAG AGTAAATATGACTCTGACGCAAGAGACTCAGTAGAGCAGTCCCCAGCAGCTCTCTCTGACTCCAGCCACAAGGAGCACTTTGTCAATGAGATGAAATCTGAGGCATGCAAATCTGAGTCACCCACTGCCTCTGAGAGCTCAGTGAAAACACTGCCTTTCGTTTCTAGGGGTGACCTTGAACAGGATCAATACTCAACAGAGAAGGATGACAGTTCTGAGAACGCCTCCCCAACCTCCCAAGTCGAGGTCTTGGATGAGAGCAACTTGGACAAGAGATCAAGTAGAAAtgcagaggatgaagaagagggaggagaagaagaggaggttgttaaagaggaaaa agaaatagAGAAACAACCGCTACATATTCTTTCCCCTCCTCTGCATGCC GATGTAAAGGGGGAACTGGGGGAGGAAGAAAAAGTGAGCAAGTCATCGACTGAGGAGCACATGAATAATAGAGATGGGCCAGAGAAGCCTGTTGGAGATCTCTGCAGCAGGACAGAGAGTCAGACTACTGAGCTCCTTATTG ATGAGTCTGCAGGGGCACCTGCCCACCCAAATCCAGCAgcagtaacagcagcagcagaagcttcTGCAAGGGAGTCAGCCATCGGTGACACTGCCCCTCAGCCTCAGTCTGCTATGCCAGTC TTCTCAGCTCTTAATGACAAGGGGACACTTCAGGC GAGGGATCATATAGATCACAGTGACGCTAAGGTGCTGGAGCCAGACTCTCCCCAGCTCCCAGGAAAGTCGATACTTCCCTCACCCCCCT GGGCAGACACTCCACCCTCCCCCAAAAAAGGTGATGAAGACATGGAGCCGGGCATCAGCTGCGCCAGTGCTGTGACTCCCTTGGCCAAGCCAGAGCCCGTTGCTCCATCTGCTCAGCCGAGAGCATTTGGACGCAAGCATGCCAGGGGCAGAAGAAGACTCATGCAGTCAGGTGTGGGAATCAGGCGACAGCTAAGCttggagaaggagggag aggaagatgtAAGTGCTCCCCTCACCTCACAGAAAACATGCATGCCTCCAAGTAAAACTGTGCTATTTCAGATCAAAGTGGACCTAGCTCATCAGGAGTCTATTGTGAGCCAGAACTCCA CGCTGAGTGATGGTTTTAGATCAAGAATGTGCACCCGCTCAT ATGCACTTGAGTTGCCACCCAAAGTTGAGCCTCATGTTAAGAGAAAACCAGGTCCAAAACCAGGTCCGAAGCCTGGACTCAAACCAGGGCCAAAAA TGACCAGACCAGGGCCAAAACCAGGTCTAAAACCAGGGCCAAAACCAGGCCTAAAGCCTGGACCGAAGCCCGGATTAAAACCTGGACCTAAACCAGGAC AACCTGTGCCAAATGAACCAGAGCTGCCACTGAAAATTGCGACTCCTCTGAGACGAAAACCAGGACCGAAACCAGGTTCAAAACCTGGACCGAAACCTGGGCCACAACCTGGATTAAAACCTGGACCCAAACAAGGTACCAAAGCAGCTACTAAACCAGCTCTTAAACCAGGACCTAAGCCTGGACCcaaacctgcagatgttttacaGCCTGTTGATACTACACCTTTAAAGGCCTCTGTGGGTCGACCT AAAGGCTCAGTTTCTAAAGCAAAGCAGATACAACAAGAAGAAACCATCCAGCCTCTGAATGCACAGCAAAGCAGGAACAGAAGAACCCAAAAAC TGACATCAATATTGAACCAGGAGGAGAAACAAGCAAACCAAGACGAAAAGGTGCCAGAGAAAGAGAGTCAGAACATGGTCTTAAGGTCCAGAAAGCCTTCACAAGAAAAGACctcaaaagaaaaagataaatttGTGGGGGAGAATATTGTTCCTAAGACCATAACTGACACGAAAGCCAGTAATAATTCTC AAATAGAGGGGTCCATCACCTGGAAGAAAAGCATACTAACCACTGCTAATACAGCTAAAAACACAGATGTTCCAGCTGACACACCTGCACCAGTTGCAGCACCACTCCCAACTGAACAATCTGAAGAAAAGACA TCGCTTCCACTCAAACGGAAACCTAGCCCTGAACTTTCTGTTGCaccaataaagaaaaagaggggTCCAAAACCCAAACCTAAACCCTTACCACCTGAACCCT CTCTGGAAGAAATTTTCTCAACATCGTCGGAGAAAAGTGTTGTGGGCCCGACAAGGAGCGAGGGTCACCGGAAGAAAActactgttgttgttgctccCCCAACCATCAGTGAGCCTGATATCACGAGTGATGTGCCTGTGGTGGCTCCTCAGTGG CCCACTAAAACAAAAGTTCTCCCACCACGCAAAGGTAGG GGGCAGAAATATGAGGCCATGGTGCAGAAAATTACTTCT TCTAGCTTGAAGAAGCACACTCCAATTCCCCAGATAGACAGCAATCTTACTGATGATGTGACATCCAAGCTTTTG TCTCAACAGCTTTTAAAGGAAGATGAGATCTCGATTCTCCTGCATAGCCCTGAGATA ACAGAGGGAGAAGGGAAAAGCATAGAGACTAGACAAGAAGGAGGGAAACAACAGAGTAAAGAAGAGAcaacacaagaaaaagaaaaacgtgTGCTGAGTCAAGAGGCATTGTCACAAAAGG GGCGAACAGGGTCTGAagaaaatgttgtaaaaaatgAGGACACCAGACAGGAAAACCAAAAAGCAGGGACACCACAGCATGGTGGAGCTGATAAGGTTTGGAGCTCAACGGAGGCCCCAGTAGAAGTCAGGGCTCAAGGAAAGTTGACACAACAGGCTTCAGAAGATTTATCTTTGACTGCCAACAATTCCTCAAGAACTAAAAGAAAGAGATGGGCCATGGTTGAGAGTACAGATACCTCAGTTGTAGCACTGGAAGCAGATAGTCTAATAGTTACGACACCAAGGCTAGCCAAGCAGAGGGCTATCAAAAACAACCATGAGATGC TGaagcagaggagaaagaagagaaaaggccAAGCTGTTCAAGAGAAAACAGAGCCAGTGGAGGAGATACTTGTTGAAACAgcagaacaacaa acagagagggtaGAAGAGAAAGCAACCCTTACAGCATCCACAGTACCTCTGCCAATAAGCCCAGATA CCACAGAAGCCCCCCAGGTTACCAGCACAGAACTTATCCAGAAACCAAGGAGAGGCAGAAAACCATCAACAAATCCAACTAAAAGGAAACGTGGCAAAAGCTCGTCAGAACTGATTCCCGGAAAGCC TAAAGGTCCATAAACACCTGGGCCAAAACCTGGGATGAAAGATGCAATTGAGGTTATTGAGGCCGTAGTAAGAGCTGCAGGATGTGAATCAGATGCaagggag gaaaggaaaaagaaagacaaggaaagagaaataaaggaaAGTCCGGAGACATCCATTATTGGTCCTGTAGTGACAGTCTCAGATAAAAAGACTGAGACCATTACAGTCAAAAGATTCAGGCGTAGACCAGTCTATCAAAACCCTAAACTGTCCTTTTGTCCTTATGTACGGATTAACAACTCCAGAGACTTTTCCTCGTGGTGTTCCGTAGTCAACAAACCTGAGGATGCAGTAATATTTCAGAGAC AGAAAAAGGGAATACTCCGAATGAGGAATCCTTTCACTGTTGCCAAGGTAGTGCCACACACTGCTGCCTTGCTACAAGGACCTTTAGTAAACAGAAACCTAATAGATAGGTGTCTAACATGTAGCTTGTGTGGAAAGCCAGCAAATTACAGAGACCTGGGTGACTTATGTGGACCATACTACACGGAGGATAGCATTCCACGGAAACTTTTGA ACAGTCACACAGAATCTCTCAGGATAGAGTCAGAGAAGACAAATGACAGCAACAGTAGCAACAGTGAAGAAACAGGCGACTCCCCCAAGAAGGAGTGCGAGGTTAGCACAAAAGAGGAGGGCAACTCTGAGGCATCCCCACAAGAgggcagtagcagcagcagcagtagtagtggTAGGCACCATCATTGGCGCCACAGACGTGCAGAGAGAACAGAAA ATGGTCAGGATGGTGGTCCACGAAGAGTAACGCTCAGAGAGAGGTTCAGGAGGATGAAGCAGCTCCAGTCTGTCAGCACAGGGGCTTCAGGTAACCAGGAGGGCACTGATAGCATGTTCCAAAGGTTACAAGTGGAGGCAGAGGCTAAAGAGCACTGGGCGCATGAAACTGTTGCCATCTGGACCAAGG TTATTATGGTAGCTGGGAGACTATACGGACTGAAAGAGGCTGCCAACAACTCAGCCAAAACG AACTGCTACAAGTGCCAGATTGTGGGGGCGTCCCTCAGCTGCTGTTGGAGAGGCTGCTCTCATAAATACCACTATGTCTGCGCCAAAGAGATAG GCTGCACATTCCATGAGGAGGACTTCTCCATCAAATGTCCCAAACATGAG gacCTGTAG